A window from Embleya scabrispora encodes these proteins:
- a CDS encoding helix-turn-helix transcriptional regulator, producing MTDVGWDAALVGRDEEVARLEEALGRGRSGDPCAVLVAGDAGVGKTRLLAEAAARAAGAGMTVLTGHCVDLGDVGLPYLPFVEVLRRLEADERHADVLAAHPAVERLLRAGGGREHAGEIPDSGVRLRLLEDVAGLLGDLAEQAPVLLVIEDLHWADQSTRDLLRFLLSRLLPQRPGAAGYQRLTVLASYRSDDLHRRHPLRPLLAELVRLPSVGRLDLRPMDDDDVARLVRGLAADPLPEDTVRAIVERAEGNAFYAQELRAATDDIDGGVPSGLAEVLLTRIEQMSSVAQRVLRTAAVAGRRVEHGLLRDAVELPDDELETALREAVGRHLLVAGEGDTYAFRHALTREAAYADLLPGERVRLHAVFARLLGEPDRRAGSSAERAHHHRAGHDLPGALSASVEAADSAARMGAPAEEMRRLEAALEVWDAVPNARELVDSDDVTLMMRASAAAVRAGEAHRAVAFARSALDRVGEHADVDLAVTVRYTLASSLMNVDNLHAAFEYSSQALAMIPADPPSRTWLWAAATHIQAAYYLNDDETARRLGHQLLAAAEELGTDDALADAIISLTGLEWGSRQAFEGRERLSQARDLAHKSGNTTIELRALFNLAMGSFESGRLAESLGWLDEGLELARRTTRSTSPYPLDMQYLRAQLLYTLGRWDEALEVVPETVPSAFRHVAEAALYVPLGRGEPGVAERARALFEERPFNWMGTLIGSLVLTDEAAWRGDSTAAAEWARRALDVLSEDRNPYPDAGIRISALALSAIGDTATELRAAGDTEAAAREVARAEQFIERARTTMSWPNRRFPRTGPESVAWLSRAEAEWSRVRGEVDVALWEKTAEAYGYGNVFEQARSELRLAQALVAADRREEATALAQRVRETAERLRAVPLRDAVDAMVRRGRLAGSAAAPADEVTLTAREREVLELLARGLSNRQIGEELFISAKTASVHVSNIMAKVGASRRTEAVALARRGGLIPD from the coding sequence GTGACGGATGTGGGCTGGGATGCGGCTTTGGTGGGGCGGGACGAGGAGGTTGCTCGGCTCGAGGAGGCGCTGGGGCGTGGGCGGAGCGGAGACCCCTGTGCCGTGCTCGTGGCCGGGGACGCCGGCGTGGGGAAGACGCGGTTGCTGGCGGAGGCGGCGGCTCGGGCGGCCGGCGCCGGGATGACCGTGTTGACCGGGCACTGCGTGGACCTCGGCGACGTCGGGCTGCCCTATCTGCCGTTCGTCGAGGTGTTGCGGCGGCTGGAGGCCGACGAGCGCCATGCCGACGTGCTGGCCGCGCATCCGGCCGTGGAGCGGTTGTTGCGGGCCGGCGGGGGCAGGGAGCACGCCGGCGAGATACCGGATTCCGGGGTGCGGCTGCGGCTCCTGGAGGACGTCGCCGGGCTGCTGGGGGATCTGGCCGAGCAGGCGCCGGTGTTGTTGGTGATCGAGGACCTGCACTGGGCCGACCAGTCCACCCGCGACCTGCTGCGCTTTTTGCTCAGCCGGCTCCTGCCGCAGCGCCCGGGGGCGGCCGGCTACCAGCGGCTGACCGTACTCGCGTCCTACCGCTCCGACGACCTGCACCGCCGCCACCCGCTGCGCCCGCTGCTCGCCGAACTGGTACGCCTGCCGTCCGTCGGGCGGCTCGACCTGCGGCCGATGGACGACGACGACGTGGCCCGCCTCGTCCGCGGTCTGGCCGCCGACCCGCTGCCCGAGGACACCGTCCGGGCCATCGTCGAGCGCGCCGAAGGCAATGCGTTCTACGCGCAGGAGCTGCGGGCCGCCACCGACGACATCGACGGCGGCGTGCCCAGCGGCCTGGCCGAGGTGCTGCTCACCCGGATCGAGCAGATGTCGAGCGTGGCCCAGCGGGTGCTCCGGACCGCGGCCGTGGCCGGGCGCCGGGTCGAGCACGGGCTGCTCCGGGACGCCGTCGAGCTGCCCGACGACGAGTTGGAGACCGCGCTGCGCGAGGCGGTCGGTCGGCACCTGCTCGTCGCCGGCGAGGGCGATACGTACGCGTTCCGGCATGCGCTGACCCGGGAGGCGGCGTACGCGGACCTGCTTCCGGGCGAGCGGGTCCGGCTCCACGCCGTGTTCGCCCGGCTGCTCGGCGAACCGGACCGGCGGGCGGGCAGCTCGGCCGAGCGCGCCCACCACCACCGGGCCGGTCACGACCTGCCCGGGGCGCTCAGCGCCTCCGTCGAGGCCGCCGACTCCGCCGCCCGGATGGGCGCGCCCGCCGAGGAGATGCGCCGCCTCGAAGCGGCCCTCGAGGTGTGGGACGCGGTGCCGAACGCCCGCGAGCTGGTGGACAGCGACGACGTGACGCTGATGATGCGCGCCTCGGCCGCCGCCGTACGGGCCGGCGAGGCGCATCGGGCCGTCGCCTTCGCGCGCAGCGCGCTGGATCGGGTCGGCGAACACGCCGACGTCGACCTCGCCGTCACCGTGCGCTACACGCTCGCCTCCAGCCTGATGAACGTGGACAACCTGCACGCCGCGTTCGAGTACAGCAGCCAGGCGCTCGCGATGATCCCCGCCGACCCGCCCTCACGCACGTGGTTGTGGGCGGCGGCCACCCACATCCAGGCCGCCTACTACCTCAACGACGACGAGACCGCGCGTCGACTCGGCCACCAACTACTGGCCGCCGCCGAGGAGTTGGGCACCGACGACGCGCTCGCCGACGCGATCATCTCGCTGACCGGACTGGAATGGGGCAGCCGCCAGGCCTTCGAGGGACGCGAACGGCTGAGCCAGGCGCGCGACTTGGCGCACAAGTCGGGGAACACCACCATCGAGTTGCGGGCGCTGTTCAACCTGGCCATGGGCAGCTTCGAGTCCGGTCGACTCGCGGAGAGCCTGGGCTGGCTGGACGAGGGCCTGGAACTGGCCCGCCGCACCACCAGATCCACCTCGCCCTATCCGCTGGACATGCAGTATCTGCGCGCCCAGCTCCTGTACACCCTCGGCCGCTGGGACGAGGCGCTGGAAGTGGTGCCCGAGACGGTGCCGTCCGCGTTCCGGCACGTCGCGGAGGCGGCGCTGTACGTCCCGCTGGGCCGGGGTGAGCCGGGCGTCGCGGAGCGAGCCCGCGCCCTGTTCGAGGAGCGGCCGTTCAACTGGATGGGCACCCTGATCGGCAGCCTGGTACTCACCGACGAGGCGGCCTGGCGCGGGGATTCCACGGCGGCGGCCGAATGGGCGCGGCGCGCGCTCGACGTGTTGTCCGAGGACCGCAACCCCTATCCCGACGCGGGCATCCGGATCTCCGCCCTGGCCCTGTCCGCGATCGGCGACACCGCGACCGAGCTGCGGGCGGCGGGGGACACCGAGGCGGCGGCCCGGGAGGTGGCGCGGGCGGAGCAGTTCATCGAGCGGGCCCGCACCACGATGTCCTGGCCCAATCGGCGCTTCCCGCGCACCGGGCCCGAGAGCGTCGCGTGGTTGTCGCGCGCCGAGGCCGAGTGGTCGCGGGTGCGCGGCGAGGTCGACGTCGCGTTGTGGGAGAAGACCGCCGAGGCGTACGGCTACGGCAACGTGTTCGAGCAGGCGCGCAGCGAACTCCGGCTGGCCCAGGCCCTGGTGGCCGCAGACCGGCGGGAGGAGGCGACCGCCTTGGCGCAGCGGGTGCGGGAGACCGCGGAGCGGCTGCGGGCGGTACCGCTGCGCGACGCGGTGGACGCCATGGTGCGGCGCGGGCGACTGGCCGGTTCGGCGGCGGCGCCGGCCGACGAGGTGACGCTGACGGCGCGTGAGCGTGAGGTGTTGGAGTTGCTGGCGCGCGGGCTGAGCAATCGGCAGATCGGCGAGGAGTTGTTCATCAGCGCCAAGACCGCGAGTGTGCACGTGTCCAACATCATGGCCAAGGTCGGCGCCTCCCGCCGCACGGAGGCGGTTGCCCTGGCGCGGCGCGGCGGGTTGATCCCGGACTAG
- a CDS encoding chitosanase, whose protein sequence is MATGLLIAVPGPLAHAATTGAASSGSIASATAAARVDLDDPHKKDIAMQLVSSAENSSLDWKAQYKYIEDIDDGRGYTAGIIGFCSGTGDMLDLVELYTARKPGNVLAKFLPALRKVNGSDSHSGLGSSFEKAWATAAGDADFRKAQDDERDRVYFNPAVNRGKSDGLGALGQFMYYDAIVMHGDGGDRDSFSSIRANALKKAKPPAQGGNETTYLNAFLDARKVAMKHEDAHSDTSRVDTEQRVFLKAGNLDLNPPLNWKVYGDSYSIKS, encoded by the coding sequence GTGGCCACCGGCCTGCTGATCGCCGTACCGGGGCCGCTGGCCCACGCGGCGACCACCGGTGCGGCATCGTCGGGTTCGATCGCCTCGGCCACGGCCGCCGCGCGCGTCGACCTGGACGACCCGCACAAGAAGGACATCGCGATGCAACTGGTGTCCAGCGCGGAGAACTCCTCCCTGGATTGGAAGGCGCAGTACAAGTACATCGAGGACATCGACGACGGCCGCGGCTACACGGCCGGCATCATCGGCTTCTGTTCCGGCACGGGCGACATGCTCGACCTGGTCGAGCTGTACACCGCGCGCAAGCCCGGCAACGTGCTGGCCAAGTTCCTGCCCGCGCTGCGCAAGGTCAACGGCTCGGACTCGCATTCCGGGCTGGGCAGTTCGTTCGAGAAGGCCTGGGCCACCGCGGCCGGCGACGCCGACTTCCGCAAGGCGCAGGACGACGAACGGGACCGGGTGTACTTCAACCCGGCGGTCAACCGCGGCAAGTCGGACGGCCTGGGCGCGCTGGGCCAGTTCATGTACTACGACGCCATCGTCATGCACGGCGACGGTGGCGACCGGGACAGCTTCAGCTCGATCCGCGCCAACGCCCTGAAGAAGGCCAAGCCGCCGGCCCAGGGCGGCAACGAGACCACCTACCTCAACGCCTTCCTCGACGCCCGCAAGGTCGCCATGAAGCACGAGGACGCGCACAGCGACACCAGCCGGGTCGACACCGAACAGCGTGTCTTCCTCAAGGCCGGCAACCTCGACCTCAACCCGCCGCTGAACTGGAAGGTCTACGGGGACAGCTACTCGATCAAGAGCTGA
- a CDS encoding cytochrome P450 — protein sequence MDATAIVELLGAPETRADPYPLYEQAHRLGPVARVSDMLVLVTGYAAVDRVLRDRDFGVIDRELTATMYGDSPEPPSLELFGRSILQTNLPAHTRMRAPIAAVFTPRRIAAMRPAVERAVDRLLDDLAEAGRGGEPVDFMDRFAFPLPVGVICELLGVPEADRHRFRGSAHDLMTAIEFMTVERDLTAADRAAVELQGYFEELVARRRAHPSADLVGALVARRDADPDGGITDAELIANLVLLLVAGFETTTNLLGNGLALLFGHDGARTALTEGTLPPGDFVEEVLRYDSPVQLTSRIALRDGLEIEGVAVPRFGEVLLLIGAANRDPVRFPEPQRFDPWRAEIAPLSFGAGIHYCVGAMLARLEATVAFPRLLARFPALAQAPGAVRDDRLLLRGYGELPVAVGG from the coding sequence GTGGACGCGACCGCGATCGTCGAACTGCTCGGCGCGCCCGAGACCCGGGCGGATCCCTATCCGCTGTACGAACAGGCCCACCGGCTGGGCCCGGTGGCGCGGGTGAGCGACATGCTCGTCCTGGTCACCGGGTACGCCGCCGTCGACCGCGTGCTGCGCGACCGGGACTTCGGCGTGATCGACCGCGAGCTGACCGCCACGATGTACGGCGATTCTCCCGAACCCCCGTCGCTGGAACTGTTCGGCCGCTCGATCCTGCAGACCAACCTGCCCGCGCACACCCGGATGCGCGCCCCGATCGCGGCCGTGTTCACACCCCGCCGGATCGCCGCCATGCGGCCGGCCGTCGAGCGGGCGGTGGACCGGCTCCTGGACGACCTGGCCGAGGCCGGCCGCGGTGGCGAACCGGTCGACTTCATGGACCGGTTCGCCTTCCCGCTGCCGGTCGGGGTGATCTGCGAACTGCTCGGTGTGCCCGAGGCGGATCGACATCGGTTCCGGGGGTCGGCGCACGACCTCATGACGGCCATCGAGTTCATGACCGTCGAGCGCGACCTGACCGCCGCGGACCGCGCTGCCGTGGAACTACAGGGCTACTTCGAGGAGTTGGTCGCCCGGCGGCGGGCGCATCCGAGTGCGGACCTGGTCGGCGCGCTGGTCGCGCGGCGCGACGCGGACCCGGACGGCGGGATCACCGACGCCGAGCTGATCGCCAACCTCGTGCTGCTCCTGGTGGCCGGGTTCGAGACCACCACGAATCTGCTCGGCAACGGCCTGGCACTGCTGTTCGGGCACGACGGCGCGCGTACCGCGCTGACCGAGGGGACATTGCCGCCGGGCGACTTCGTCGAGGAGGTGCTGCGGTACGACTCGCCCGTCCAGCTCACCTCGCGGATCGCGCTCCGCGACGGCCTGGAGATCGAGGGCGTGGCGGTGCCCAGGTTCGGCGAGGTGCTGCTGCTGATCGGCGCGGCCAATCGTGACCCGGTGCGCTTCCCCGAGCCGCAGCGGTTCGATCCGTGGCGGGCCGAGATCGCGCCGCTGAGCTTCGGCGCCGGGATCCACTACTGCGTCGGCGCGATGTTGGCCCGGCTGGAAGCGACGGTGGCCTTCCCGCGCCTCCTGGCCCGCTTCCCCGCACTGGCGCAGGCGCCGGGAGCGGTCCGGGACGACCGCCTGCTGCTGCGCGGATACGGGGAACTCCCGGTTGCCGTGGGCGGGTGA
- a CDS encoding helix-turn-helix domain-containing protein gives MTRRPDTDAWKRDELLARAADAPDALALFAGASTRLRRLVPFDAAVWRATDPLTGLIAAPIRVENLDEEGCAAFWTSESDPDTVNAFRDLVDARVPAAALRESTGDRPELGPLYDAYLRPRRFGDELRAVLRVGGRPWGSVSLFRDRDRPAFTAADTELVAGLSAPLAGRLRGFLRPAEVTSDAVAEAAEATGVLLFDRAGRLVSANEQARARIASVTGEPGDASTPIWIATLAAAGTGRVRVRTRAGRWLVCHASRLSGDDAFTVVMIEAAPASEVSTIIVETFELTVRETEVTRLVTSGLATDEIARRLHISTHTVRDHIKSVLGKVGVASRGELVAKLFTEYVAPATAPAVHRVRSAG, from the coding sequence ATGACCCGCCGCCCCGACACCGACGCCTGGAAGCGCGACGAACTGCTCGCCCGCGCCGCCGACGCGCCGGACGCGCTCGCGTTGTTCGCCGGCGCGTCCACCCGGCTGCGCCGCCTGGTTCCCTTCGACGCCGCCGTGTGGCGTGCCACCGATCCGCTCACCGGGCTGATCGCCGCGCCGATCCGGGTGGAGAACCTGGACGAGGAGGGCTGCGCCGCGTTCTGGACCAGCGAGTCGGACCCGGACACGGTCAACGCGTTCCGGGACCTGGTCGACGCCCGCGTCCCGGCGGCGGCGTTGCGGGAGAGCACCGGCGATCGGCCCGAACTCGGCCCGCTCTACGACGCGTACCTGCGTCCGCGTCGTTTCGGCGACGAACTGCGCGCGGTGTTGCGGGTGGGCGGGCGGCCGTGGGGCAGCGTGAGCCTGTTCCGCGACCGGGACCGGCCGGCCTTCACCGCCGCCGACACCGAACTGGTCGCCGGCCTGTCCGCGCCGCTCGCCGGGCGGCTGCGCGGGTTCCTGCGGCCGGCGGAGGTCACGTCCGACGCGGTCGCCGAGGCGGCGGAGGCCACCGGCGTACTGCTCTTCGACCGCGCCGGACGCCTGGTCTCGGCCAACGAACAGGCCCGCGCCCGGATCGCGAGCGTGACCGGTGAACCGGGCGACGCCTCGACGCCGATCTGGATCGCCACTCTGGCCGCCGCCGGGACGGGACGGGTCCGGGTGCGTACCCGGGCCGGGCGCTGGCTGGTGTGCCACGCGTCCCGGCTGAGCGGCGACGACGCGTTCACCGTCGTGATGATCGAGGCGGCCCCGGCGTCCGAGGTGTCCACGATCATCGTCGAGACGTTCGAACTGACCGTGCGCGAGACGGAGGTCACCCGGCTGGTCACCAGCGGCCTGGCCACCGACGAGATCGCCCGCCGGCTGCACATCTCCACGCACACCGTGCGCGACCACATCAAGTCCGTGCTGGGCAAGGTCGGCGTCGCCAGTCGAGGCGAACTCGTCGCCAAACTCTTCACCGAATACGTGGCCCCGGCCACCGCCCCGGCGGTACACCGGGTCCGCTCGGCGGGCTGA
- a CDS encoding quinone oxidoreductase family protein: MQAVIATRHGGPEVLSTVDTHPTPRPTRGRVLVAVAASGINYIDVSQRRGVFAVPTPFVPGVEGAGTVLEIGPDVAGVAVGDRVAWAMDGSVTTAYGAYAQRAVVRADRLVPIPPRLDAETAASVLMHGMTAHYLTHDAYRIRPGDTVLVHAAAGGLGGLLTQYAVACGARVIATVSGPDKHARARAAGAALVLDYAGFADRIREATAGQGVDAVYDGVGAATFDAGLASLRPRGTMVLLGGISGPVRDFDTGRLLAGGSLHLTRPGIADYVRDRDELLLRARDVLARTGNGTLRPHLGGRYPLSEARRAHEDLESRRTTGKLLLIPEVD, from the coding sequence ATGCAGGCCGTCATCGCCACCCGCCACGGCGGACCCGAGGTGCTGAGCACCGTCGACACCCACCCCACGCCGCGGCCCACCCGGGGCCGGGTCCTGGTGGCGGTCGCCGCGAGCGGGATCAACTACATCGACGTCAGCCAGCGCCGCGGCGTGTTCGCCGTACCCACCCCGTTCGTCCCCGGCGTCGAGGGCGCCGGCACCGTCCTGGAGATCGGCCCGGACGTGGCCGGCGTCGCCGTCGGCGACCGGGTCGCCTGGGCCATGGACGGCTCGGTGACCACCGCGTACGGCGCCTACGCGCAGCGCGCCGTGGTCCGCGCCGACCGCCTCGTACCGATCCCGCCCCGCCTCGACGCGGAAACCGCCGCCTCGGTCCTGATGCACGGGATGACCGCGCACTACCTCACCCACGACGCCTACCGGATCCGCCCCGGCGACACCGTCCTGGTACACGCCGCCGCCGGCGGCCTGGGCGGCCTGCTCACCCAATACGCCGTCGCCTGCGGCGCCCGCGTGATCGCCACCGTCTCCGGACCCGACAAACACGCCCGAGCCCGTGCCGCCGGCGCCGCCCTCGTGCTCGACTACGCCGGATTCGCCGACCGGATCCGCGAGGCGACCGCCGGGCAGGGCGTGGACGCGGTCTACGACGGCGTCGGCGCGGCCACCTTCGACGCCGGCCTGGCGAGCCTGCGTCCGCGCGGCACGATGGTGCTGCTCGGCGGGATCAGCGGCCCGGTCCGCGACTTCGACACCGGCCGACTGCTCGCCGGCGGGTCGCTGCACCTGACCCGACCGGGGATCGCCGACTACGTCCGCGACCGGGACGAACTCCTGCTCCGCGCCCGCGACGTGCTGGCCCGCACCGGGAACGGCACGCTGCGCCCGCACCTGGGCGGCCGCTACCCGCTGTCCGAGGCCCGCCGAGCACACGAGGACCTGGAGAGCCGCCGAACGACCGGGAAGCTTCTGCTGATCCCGGAGGTTGATTGA
- a CDS encoding winged helix DNA-binding domain-containing protein, whose protein sequence is MSRRVLNRTLIARQFLAERSRRPAAQVVRHLVAMQAQEPNWPYVGLWSRIAGFGHAELTELYTDKDVVRGPLLRGTQHLAAAEDYAWIRPHFQPAPGTELRASYYAAETRGLDPAELAATGAELLADGQLARRELGRLLGERYPGRSGYVLAAAVQRMLPIVHPTPNGVWGGWGNRPSVPMALAPVWTGRAMDPARGVRELVERYLAAFGPASVADVQAWSGLKRLRAVIEAMPLRVLRDADGRDLYDLPDAELAAEDDPAPVRFLPAFDNAVLGHADRTRILPDEYRRRVLPGNSLVLPTFLVDGFIAGTWAVRPTGLRLTPFAPLSAETAEAVAAEAARLCTFTAPADPTVRDVEILTHG, encoded by the coding sequence GTGTCCCGCCGCGTGCTCAACCGGACGCTGATCGCCCGTCAGTTCCTTGCCGAGCGCAGTCGCCGGCCCGCCGCGCAGGTTGTCCGGCATCTGGTCGCCATGCAGGCGCAGGAGCCCAACTGGCCTTATGTGGGCCTGTGGTCGCGCATCGCGGGGTTTGGGCACGCGGAGTTGACCGAGCTGTACACGGACAAGGACGTGGTTCGCGGCCCGCTTTTGCGCGGCACTCAGCACCTCGCCGCCGCCGAGGACTACGCCTGGATTCGGCCGCACTTCCAACCCGCGCCCGGGACCGAGCTGCGCGCGAGCTACTACGCGGCCGAGACGCGCGGTCTCGATCCCGCCGAACTCGCCGCCACGGGAGCGGAGTTGCTGGCCGACGGGCAGCTCGCGCGGCGCGAACTCGGCCGGCTCCTGGGCGAGCGGTATCCCGGGCGTTCCGGGTACGTGCTCGCGGCGGCGGTGCAGCGCATGTTGCCGATCGTGCACCCGACGCCCAACGGCGTGTGGGGCGGCTGGGGCAACCGGCCGTCGGTGCCGATGGCCCTGGCGCCGGTCTGGACCGGCCGGGCGATGGACCCCGCCCGTGGCGTCCGCGAGCTGGTCGAGCGCTACCTGGCCGCGTTCGGCCCCGCGAGTGTGGCGGACGTACAGGCCTGGTCCGGGCTCAAGCGGTTGCGTGCGGTGATCGAGGCCATGCCGCTGCGGGTGTTGCGCGACGCGGACGGGCGCGACCTGTACGACCTCCCCGACGCGGAACTCGCCGCCGAGGACGACCCCGCGCCGGTCCGGTTCCTGCCCGCCTTCGACAACGCCGTACTCGGCCACGCCGACCGGACCCGGATCCTGCCCGACGAGTACCGCCGCCGGGTCCTGCCGGGCAACTCGCTCGTACTGCCGACCTTTCTCGTCGACGGGTTCATTGCCGGCACCTGGGCCGTACGCCCCACCGGCTTGCGCCTGACCCCCTTCGCCCCGCTGTCCGCCGAAACGGCCGAGGCGGTCGCGGCCGAAGCGGCCCGGCTGTGCACATTCACCGCGCCGGCCGACCCCACCGTCCGCGACGTCGAGATCCTGACCCACGGGTGA
- a CDS encoding ROK family transcriptional regulator: MNTAATPDPGPVPGPSPTDTAAVRRHNLALVLREIAAHGPCARTEVAAATGLVHASVTALAAELIGRGLVAEVGSASSGGRGRPRRLLRLVPGRVVTIAVQVTLERVEVLAADLDGDVVHRASVPHRAPFGDPEPLAAVLADAIRRAEEVVRTRPDAHLARVVIAMAGPVTGPGHTVAAAIDFGWARTDLRALVTAHLPDLACPVDLVNDANVAALAEYHARAEQGGELPYAVAYIKADTGVGGGLVVGGRIHTGTHGLAGEVGHIPLAFDGPACPCGARGCLAMYVGPEPLTTAAGLADIATREGIDAALTELDHRLRAGDPAATEALTAAGRAIGAAVLAITGLVDPAEVILGGYLATWHPWLTEGINTTLSGRRAVAPHLEPTITPGRLSEEATLRGALQTSRETTLNTPTQVPHPTPRKP, translated from the coding sequence GTGAACACCGCCGCCACACCCGACCCCGGCCCCGTGCCCGGCCCAAGCCCCACCGACACCGCCGCCGTGCGCCGCCACAACCTGGCACTGGTCCTGCGCGAGATCGCCGCCCACGGACCGTGCGCGCGGACCGAGGTCGCGGCGGCCACCGGCCTGGTCCACGCGTCGGTCACCGCGCTGGCCGCCGAGCTGATCGGGCGCGGCCTGGTGGCCGAGGTCGGCTCGGCCTCCTCCGGCGGGCGGGGCCGGCCGCGTCGGTTGTTGCGCCTGGTGCCGGGGCGGGTGGTGACCATCGCGGTACAGGTGACCCTGGAGCGGGTCGAGGTGCTGGCGGCCGACCTGGACGGGGACGTGGTGCACCGCGCGTCCGTCCCGCACCGCGCGCCGTTCGGCGACCCCGAGCCGCTGGCCGCCGTGCTCGCCGACGCGATCCGTCGGGCCGAGGAGGTGGTCCGCACGCGGCCCGACGCACACCTCGCGCGGGTCGTGATCGCCATGGCGGGGCCGGTCACCGGGCCCGGCCACACCGTCGCCGCCGCGATCGACTTCGGCTGGGCCAGGACCGACCTGCGAGCGCTGGTGACGGCGCACCTGCCGGACCTGGCCTGCCCGGTGGATCTGGTCAACGACGCGAACGTGGCGGCCCTGGCCGAGTACCACGCCCGCGCCGAACAGGGCGGCGAACTCCCCTACGCCGTCGCGTACATCAAGGCCGACACCGGCGTCGGCGGCGGCCTGGTGGTGGGCGGCCGAATCCACACCGGCACACACGGCCTGGCGGGCGAGGTGGGCCACATCCCACTCGCCTTCGACGGCCCCGCCTGCCCCTGCGGCGCACGCGGCTGCCTGGCCATGTACGTCGGCCCCGAACCACTCACCACAGCCGCCGGCCTCGCCGACATCGCCACCCGGGAGGGCATCGACGCGGCCCTGACCGAACTGGACCACCGCCTACGAGCCGGCGACCCGGCCGCCACCGAAGCCCTCACCGCCGCCGGCCGCGCGATCGGCGCGGCGGTACTGGCCATCACCGGCCTGGTCGACCCCGCCGAGGTGATCCTCGGCGGCTATCTGGCAACCTGGCACCCCTGGCTCACAGAGGGCATCAACACGACCCTGTCCGGCCGCCGCGCCGTCGCCCCCCACCTGGAACCCACCATCACCCCGGGCAGATTGTCCGAGGAAGCCACCCTGAGAGGCGCCCTGCAAACCAGCCGAGAAACCACCTTGAACACCCCAACCCAGGTTCCCCATCCAACCCCCCGAAAACCCTGA
- a CDS encoding SDR family oxidoreductase, producing METRSRIAVVGATGRAGRHVVDVLRERGHDVVAISRSAGVDVITGAGLPEALEGVDCVIDVSSTPSPDQQEATDFFTTSARNLQEAGAKAGVRRMVVASIIGIDASVAGYNAAKLAHEQAVLAGPVPVRILRAAQFHEFVEELASWGIRGEVCHVPRMRTQLIGARTVAEGLVELATGDGPIAETAGTPFAEIAGPREENLAEVAQLVLERRGHTVRVEETSDPANPDRGLFENGGLLPGPHATLVGPTYRDWLAGTSA from the coding sequence ATGGAGACTCGTTCGCGGATCGCGGTCGTCGGAGCCACCGGTCGGGCCGGGCGGCACGTGGTCGACGTGCTCCGAGAGCGCGGGCACGACGTGGTCGCGATCTCGCGGTCCGCCGGCGTGGATGTGATCACCGGTGCGGGGCTCCCCGAGGCGCTGGAGGGCGTCGACTGCGTCATCGACGTGTCCAGCACACCCTCACCCGACCAACAGGAGGCCACCGACTTCTTCACCACCTCGGCGCGCAACCTCCAGGAGGCGGGCGCCAAGGCCGGGGTGCGGCGCATGGTGGTCGCCTCGATCATCGGGATCGACGCCTCGGTCGCGGGCTACAACGCGGCCAAGCTGGCCCACGAGCAGGCCGTACTCGCCGGGCCGGTGCCGGTGCGGATCCTGCGCGCGGCGCAGTTCCACGAGTTCGTCGAGGAACTGGCGAGCTGGGGGATACGGGGCGAGGTGTGCCACGTGCCGAGGATGCGTACCCAGCTGATCGGCGCGCGGACCGTGGCGGAGGGCCTGGTCGAACTGGCCACCGGTGACGGGCCGATCGCCGAGACGGCGGGTACCCCGTTCGCGGAGATCGCCGGTCCGCGCGAGGAGAACCTCGCCGAGGTGGCGCAACTGGTGCTGGAGCGGCGTGGCCACACCGTCCGCGTCGAGGAGACGAGCGACCCGGCCAACCCGGACCGCGGCCTGTTCGAGAACGGCGGCCTGCTCCCGGGCCCGCACGCCACCCTCGTGGGCCCGACCTACCGCGACTGGCTGGCCGGCACGTCGGCGTGA
- a CDS encoding isochorismatase family protein, whose protein sequence is MTQNVDAVSALIIVDVQVAFVTGEGAVPDAARVVDRVGALLTEARARGSLVVHLQNDGPVGADDETGSPGWELMLPVRLGPREVVIRKTEDDGFDGTSLAEVLATADVAGVAVCGVMSEMCVGATARAALERGYRVVLPHDAHATYDIPAAPGISEAVPAAMVSRVAEWALGDEVEIVPHAEDVVFTTAGTGTARPENAEHPA, encoded by the coding sequence ATGACGCAGAACGTGGACGCCGTCTCGGCATTGATCATCGTGGACGTACAGGTGGCCTTCGTCACCGGTGAGGGTGCGGTCCCGGACGCCGCGCGGGTGGTGGATCGGGTCGGCGCCCTGCTCACCGAGGCGCGGGCGCGCGGGTCGCTCGTGGTGCATCTCCAAAACGATGGACCCGTCGGCGCGGACGACGAAACCGGCTCCCCGGGTTGGGAGTTGATGCTGCCGGTACGGCTCGGTCCCCGCGAGGTGGTGATCCGCAAGACCGAGGACGACGGCTTCGACGGTACGTCGCTGGCCGAGGTGCTGGCCACGGCGGATGTGGCCGGCGTCGCCGTGTGCGGCGTGATGTCCGAGATGTGCGTGGGAGCGACCGCGCGGGCCGCGCTGGAACGCGGCTACCGGGTGGTACTTCCACACGACGCGCACGCCACGTACGACATCCCGGCCGCGCCCGGGATCAGCGAGGCGGTACCGGCCGCGATGGTCTCGCGGGTGGCCGAATGGGCACTGGGCGACGAGGTCGAGATCGTCCCGCACGCCGAGGACGTCGTCTTCACCACCGCCGGCACGGGCACCGCTCGCCCCGAAAACGCGGAACACCCGGCATAG